A genome region from Columba livia isolate bColLiv1 breed racing homer chromosome 2, bColLiv1.pat.W.v2, whole genome shotgun sequence includes the following:
- the ST8SIA6 gene encoding alpha-2,8-sialyltransferase 8F isoform X4, translating to MSYEVDSKKTILITEDIFKMLPVSSPLSVHPFKTCAVVGNGGILKNSSCGAEIDHSDFVFRCNLPPTTGSISRDVGNKTNLVTVNPSIIAQKYNKLNEKKKEFLENIVVYGDSFLLLPAFSFRSNTATSFKVYHTLQEFKATQRAIFFHPSYLKNLAQFWRTKGVKAYRLSSGFMITSAALELCENVKLYGFWPFSKSIDNMPISHHYYDNQLPKPGFHAMPKEYNQILQLHGKGILKLQFGKCESD from the exons ATGAGTTACGAAGTGGACAGTAAAAAGACCATCCTCATTACAGAGGACATTTTTAAGATGCTGCCTGTG tCCTCTCCTCTTTCAGTCCATCCCTTCAAAACCTGTGCTGTGGTTGGAAACGGAGGCATTCTGAAAAATTCCAGCTGCGGAGCTGAAATCGATCATTCTGACTTTGTGTTTAG GTGTAACCTCCCTCCAACCACGGGAAGCATTAGCAGAGATGTTGGCAATAAAACAAACCTTGTGACTGTTAACCCGAGTATCATAGCTCAAAA ATACAACAAActaaatgaaaagaagaaagaatttctgGAGAACATTGTGGTCTATGGagattctttccttttattgccAGCATTTTCCTTCAGAAGCAACACAGCCACTTCCTTTAAAGTATATCACACTCTGCAAGAGTTCAAAGCAACCCAAAGGGCAATATTTTTTCACCCCTCTTACCTGAAAAATCttgcccagttctggagaactaaAGGTGTGAAAGCCTACCGGTTATCATCTGGTTTTATGATCACTAGTGCTGCTCTTGAGCTGTGTGAGAATGTGAAGCTCTATGGCTTCTGGCCTTTCTCAAAATCCATAGACAACATGCCAATCAGCCACCACTATTATGACAACCAGCTGCCTAAACCAGGTTTCCATGCAATGCCCAAAGAATACAACCAGATCCTTCAGCTTCATGGCAAAGGCATTTTGAAGTTGCAGTTTGGTAAATGTGAATCAGACTAA